The Heptranchias perlo isolate sHepPer1 chromosome 40, sHepPer1.hap1, whole genome shotgun sequence genome has a window encoding:
- the LOC137305697 gene encoding uncharacterized protein isoform X1, which produces MAGRRGKVARRFSDTSLEVLVAAVRARRGVLFPQSGKKVHSSLSKKGWLEVAEEVSRLSVTPRTWIQCRKRFNDLTRSAREKTAHNMRERNKIGAGTADIVILTQAEQAAMDISGTFRAISIGDGEAGGLSKHGPPPQQQPPQEAPEEDTSEEDIPTERAQSRTPSLRSTSAEIPTPDGIESELEGPAPGETHSTSRQEQVLVAGPAQETTRRRAMSPPSSAEWDRDADFRDPAMKRKMLEAHYRLYEVLEGLPQTLSTMSESMEESTSTMCGVVSHVISTLQSTLECATTSRDTAAEPSQQESVSPTIEALMEAQTAAIQTLGSNVCSTLERLVCQMDRMVDHVDRGFQRVTHLLQSALPQISGSDGSAKGQASVALSQDGTAFALSTPPQPIPATVPDSRLGQTALAAAEELQSAAAPSRARPPRVHRPRASQGSQHLPQQPTTSFAVVTGGASRRSCKVGLSH; this is translated from the exons ATGGCTGGAAGGAGGGGAAAAGTTGCTCGAAGGTTTTCAGACACCTCCCTGGAGGTGTTGGTGGCAGCAGTCAGAGCCAGGAGGGGAGTGCTTTTCCCCCAAAGTGGAAAGAAGGTGCACAGCAGCCTCTCAAAGAAAGGATGGttagaggtggcagaggaagtcagtAGACTGAGTGTCACCCCaaggacctggatccagtgcaggaagaggttcaatgatcTCACTAGATCAGCAAGG GAGAAGACAGCGCACAACATGAGGGAGAGAAATAAGATTGGTGCAGGAACAGCCGACATCGTAATCCTCACCCAGGCGGAGCAGGCGGCTATGGACATAAGTGGGACATTCAGAGCAATCAGCATTggagatggcgaggctggtggctTGTCCAAGCATG GTCCACCTCCGCAGCAGCAACCTCCTCAAGAAGCTCCTGAAGAAGACACCTCGGAGGAGGACATCCCTACAGAGAGAGCACAGTCACGCACTCCATCCCTCCGAAGCACCAGCGCAGAGATTCCCACTCCGGATGGGATAGAGAGTGAATTAGAGGGGCCCGCACCCGGTGAAACACACAGCACAAGTAGGCAGGAGCAGGTACTGGTGGCAGGGCCAGCCCAGGAGACGACTCGCCGGAGGGCGATGTCCCCTCCTAGCTCTGCTGAGTGGGACAGAGATGCGGACTTCAGGGATCCGGCTATGAAAAGAAAAATGCTTGAGGCGCACTATCGGTTGTATGAGGTATTGGAGGGGCTGCCACAGACTTTGAGCACCATGTCCgaaagtatggaggagtccacttccaCCATGTGTGGAGTTGTATCGCACGTCATTTCCACTTTGCAATCTACCCTGGAATGTGCGACCACCTCCAGGGACACAGCAGCCGAGCCCTCACAGCAGGAGTCTGTTTCACCAACTATCGAAGCTTTGATGGAAGCTCAGACGGCTGCCATCCAGACCCTGGGCTCCAACGTCTGCTCCACCTTGGAAAGACTGGTGTGCCAGATGGATAGAATGGTGGACCACGTGGACAGGGGCTTTCAAAGGGTCACTCATCTCCTGCAGTCTGCTCTCCCTCAGATCAGCGGGAGTGACGGTAGCGCTAAGGGACAGGCAAGTGTCGCCCTCTCGCAGGACGGCACCGCGTTTGCTCTCTCGacaccccctcaaccaatacccgccaCGGTGCCCGATAGCCGACTGGGCCAGACCGCCCTGGCAGCAGCCGAGGAGCTCCAGTCTGCAGCCGCGCCCTCTCGGGCTCGACCTCCCAGAGTTCACCGGCCACGAGCGTCTCAAGGGTCCCAACATCTTCCACAGCAGCCGACCACCAGTTTTGCAGTCGTCACTGGGGGAGCATCTCGCAGAAGTTGCAAA